The following are encoded in a window of bacterium genomic DNA:
- a CDS encoding aminoacyl--tRNA ligase-related protein — protein sequence MKQSELFTKTSKTAPKEEEAVNAKLLTRGGFVRKMSAGVYSYLPLGYRVLNKINQIIREEMNAIGGQEMLMQALVAKEYWEKSKRWHTDVAYEFKSPFGEDIGLGWTHEEVITSIATHFINSYKDLPFSAYQIQTKFRAEARAKSGILRGREFSMKDLYSFHTSVEDLNVYYEKVIKAYHKIFKRVGLKAKLTEASGGAFTKDYTHEFQVPTPVGEDTIVYCTKCDFAQNKEIALVRGGNLCPKCNAEVKEEKAIEVGNVFRLGTRFSEAFGLKFTNEKGEQSPVIMGSYGIGPTRVMGTIVEVYNDANGIIWPEAVSPFKIHLLGINKSADAIYKQLVKAGVEVLYDDRDTSAGAKFADADLLGITWRAVVSPKTGDKIELKRRDSDKVKLVGIKELIKTATRV from the coding sequence ATGAAGCAATCCGAGCTTTTCACGAAAACTTCTAAAACTGCTCCGAAAGAAGAAGAGGCGGTCAACGCTAAACTGCTTACGCGTGGCGGATTTGTGCGCAAGATGTCTGCCGGTGTTTATTCTTATTTGCCATTGGGTTATCGGGTTTTAAATAAAATCAATCAGATAATTCGAGAAGAGATGAACGCCATCGGCGGGCAGGAAATGCTGATGCAGGCCTTGGTGGCGAAAGAATATTGGGAAAAATCCAAGCGTTGGCACACCGACGTGGCCTATGAATTCAAATCTCCATTTGGCGAAGATATTGGTTTGGGTTGGACACACGAAGAAGTAATTACTTCCATTGCTACCCATTTCATTAACTCTTACAAAGACTTGCCGTTTTCGGCTTATCAGATTCAGACGAAGTTCCGGGCCGAAGCTCGGGCAAAGAGCGGTATTCTTCGAGGCCGCGAGTTTTCTATGAAAGATTTATACAGCTTCCATACTTCCGTGGAAGATCTGAATGTTTATTACGAAAAAGTAATTAAGGCTTATCACAAAATTTTCAAACGGGTTGGGTTGAAAGCGAAATTAACCGAAGCTTCCGGTGGCGCTTTTACCAAAGACTACACTCACGAATTTCAGGTGCCGACTCCTGTGGGTGAGGACACAATCGTTTATTGCACCAAGTGTGATTTCGCGCAGAACAAAGAAATTGCTTTAGTGCGTGGCGGAAATCTTTGCCCGAAGTGCAACGCGGAAGTGAAAGAAGAAAAGGCGATTGAAGTTGGCAACGTATTCCGTTTGGGGACTCGCTTTTCGGAAGCCTTTGGTTTGAAGTTCACCAATGAAAAAGGGGAGCAGTCGCCGGTGATAATGGGTTCTTATGGAATTGGCCCGACTCGCGTAATGGGCACGATTGTAGAAGTCTACAACGACGCCAATGGCATTATCTGGCCGGAAGCTGTCTCGCCATTCAAGATTCATTTGCTTGGCATCAATAAATCCGCTGACGCGATCTACAAGCAACTGGTGAAAGCCGGAGTAGAAGTGCTCTACGACGATCGTGATACTTCCGCTGGCGCAAAATTTGCTGATGCCGATCTTTTGGGTATCACTTGGCGCGCCGTGGTCAGCCCGAAAACCGGAGATAAGATCGAACTCAAACGCCGTGACTCGGATAAGGTGAAGTTAGTTGGCATTAAGGAGCTTATTAAAACAGCGACTAGAGTTTAG